The following are encoded together in the Pseudoalteromonas shioyasakiensis genome:
- a CDS encoding cellulose synthase subunit BcsC-related outer membrane protein, which yields MPIKWLLAAVLASSSASAAINKDLDSQSIDWLISQVQLGEIERDNQLMSDSLEKLQSIAPKNTQVQCAEVRVLYSLKETDKANVRLAELSNLSHSCVTSLTLLARVNNQDKEAVQQARLRARAGQYSDAVKIYNRLFKSAYPNIEYELEHINWLAQDSNQYQQALRGYRSLLKRYPNSGRFELAYARHLLKQNPTNKEAIELLSHYAHSNQYGVEAEFAWLAALEDMPLNKQTEREYQRYFAAYPKSSKGQLQFSDFKKAHLAEQKKQADPAYQTWLKGSVELEKRHFDAAEKLFNKALRGRPQDPEIYNSLGLLNLRQGRNANAYQYFKKAQKYSIDANRITVLKGLANTARFWQYIDEAKSAISNNELKQAALKLDLADTLNEDPNTVLFYRAELAKQSGQLQNAMNLYKQVLKDDPLQQPTLRAMLELTASDGNYARSHRFYNGLTRQQQALIAEDYTLLQTQQLRTRADELTAEGQLDEAVDVLLMAIKQSPRQSWLYYDLANLYQQQGLVDHAKALYKKTLWQFPLDADLRYSHALFLRSLNDYQGALATLDYIPNNARTEQINVLTEQLSINTKLERLSANNTATNKATVIYKLTELEAQPLTPLMQAELASQWQQINEQQYAIRQLKKALTRDPSLSPYWHMTYANWLIESNDKNAADSWFADYQLPSNATDAEQSQWLALQVNYVNRFSDSNQRIAKLSELATRYPDNPELSEALINAHIEQGNSNQAITHFEQHVAKRQTVSTDTALAIATLARQQQRDDLADRIIAGQINQVSSEQSYRQQQLMTALEQFEDKQSAINLAEQLLAKSNNNQELYYQAAAVAQAKQQTTLAQSWYRAAVDPDTATSNLSDEQNYELYALNENEAWYVNNAKRQLQDIERDEQAYITAAINLSSQTSTQNESTLGAGATPIEAGFPLWGGTGIVKLDPMTISSQETRFDETFAGSRYGQGALCIFDCPLLSIKPKQQGMDIGLAWQNEQWRIDLGTTPLGFLVEDIVWGVNYNGDLGDLGYGVTFNKRPVTSSVLSYAGLEDVFTNQVWGGVRATQLQLSLSHDLGLDWGFWGSTNYQILQGKNVKDNQSYSLMGGSYYRYIRERNTELSLGLNLLHWSYKYNLSEETWGHGGYYSPQNYLGASLPVIFDKRVGHNFVYRLRAGVSWSTTTTDDIAFFPNDPILQGQAEAQTAVTGVVPYFEGDTSSGLSYNLGASFEYRFTPHWFFGGYVNLDRADFYEPNYAQLYFRYYFNPVYSELAFPGKPVVPYASY from the coding sequence ATGCCGATAAAGTGGCTACTTGCTGCAGTTTTAGCAAGCTCCAGTGCATCCGCAGCAATAAACAAAGACCTTGATAGTCAATCAATTGATTGGTTAATTAGCCAAGTACAACTTGGTGAAATTGAACGTGATAATCAATTGATGAGCGACAGCTTAGAAAAGCTGCAAAGCATTGCACCTAAAAATACTCAAGTGCAATGCGCCGAGGTGCGTGTTTTATATAGCCTCAAAGAAACCGACAAAGCCAATGTGCGCTTAGCAGAGCTTAGTAACCTATCACATTCGTGCGTAACAAGCTTAACCCTACTTGCACGCGTCAATAATCAAGACAAAGAAGCGGTTCAACAAGCCAGACTTCGTGCCAGAGCCGGACAATACAGTGACGCGGTAAAAATCTACAACCGGCTATTTAAATCCGCCTACCCCAATATTGAATATGAGCTGGAGCACATAAACTGGCTTGCTCAAGACTCAAATCAATATCAGCAAGCACTGCGCGGTTATCGTTCTTTACTAAAACGCTACCCAAATAGTGGCCGTTTTGAACTTGCCTACGCAAGACATCTGTTAAAGCAAAACCCAACAAATAAAGAAGCCATTGAATTACTGAGCCATTATGCTCACAGTAACCAATATGGTGTTGAAGCTGAGTTTGCGTGGCTTGCAGCCCTTGAGGATATGCCGCTTAATAAACAAACCGAGCGTGAATATCAGCGTTACTTTGCAGCCTACCCTAAAAGCAGTAAAGGTCAGCTACAATTTAGTGACTTTAAGAAAGCGCATTTAGCTGAACAAAAAAAGCAAGCAGACCCTGCTTATCAAACATGGCTCAAAGGCAGTGTCGAACTTGAAAAACGCCACTTTGATGCAGCAGAAAAGCTTTTCAATAAAGCACTGCGAGGTCGTCCTCAAGATCCTGAAATATACAATAGCTTAGGTTTATTAAACTTAAGGCAAGGTCGCAATGCCAATGCTTACCAGTACTTTAAAAAAGCTCAAAAATACAGCATAGATGCAAACCGTATAACAGTGTTAAAAGGCCTCGCCAATACTGCTCGTTTTTGGCAATACATAGATGAAGCTAAATCAGCCATTAGTAACAATGAACTTAAACAGGCTGCGCTTAAGCTGGATTTAGCTGACACCTTAAATGAAGACCCTAATACTGTATTGTTTTACCGCGCTGAACTTGCCAAACAATCAGGGCAACTCCAAAATGCGATGAACCTATATAAGCAAGTGCTAAAAGACGATCCTCTGCAACAGCCTACTTTGCGTGCCATGCTTGAATTAACCGCCTCAGATGGTAATTATGCTCGTAGTCATCGTTTTTATAATGGCTTAACTCGTCAGCAACAGGCATTGATTGCTGAAGATTATACCCTTCTACAAACACAGCAACTAAGAACCCGTGCTGATGAGCTTACTGCTGAAGGTCAACTTGATGAAGCAGTTGATGTGCTGCTTATGGCAATTAAACAAAGCCCCCGTCAAAGCTGGCTTTACTACGACCTTGCAAATTTATACCAGCAACAGGGTTTAGTTGATCATGCCAAAGCTCTGTATAAAAAAACCTTGTGGCAATTTCCGCTAGATGCAGATTTACGTTATAGCCATGCCCTATTTTTACGTTCGTTGAATGATTACCAAGGAGCACTGGCAACCTTAGATTACATTCCTAATAATGCGCGCACGGAACAAATTAATGTGCTTACAGAGCAGCTAAGCATTAATACCAAACTAGAAAGACTCTCTGCCAACAATACAGCCACTAATAAAGCCACGGTGATTTATAAGCTCACCGAGTTAGAAGCACAGCCATTAACACCTTTAATGCAAGCTGAGCTTGCCAGTCAATGGCAACAAATTAATGAGCAGCAGTATGCAATAAGGCAACTGAAAAAAGCTCTTACTCGTGACCCAAGTTTGAGCCCATATTGGCACATGACATATGCAAATTGGCTAATTGAAAGCAACGATAAAAACGCTGCTGATAGCTGGTTTGCAGACTATCAACTGCCGAGTAACGCAACCGATGCAGAGCAATCACAATGGTTAGCACTACAAGTTAATTACGTTAATCGCTTTAGTGATAGTAACCAACGAATAGCTAAACTCTCAGAGCTTGCAACACGTTACCCTGATAACCCAGAACTGTCAGAGGCGCTGATCAATGCTCATATCGAGCAAGGCAATAGTAACCAGGCTATTACACACTTTGAGCAGCACGTTGCAAAAAGGCAAACTGTGTCAACGGATACTGCTTTAGCTATTGCGACACTTGCTCGTCAGCAGCAAAGAGATGATCTAGCAGATCGCATCATTGCTGGGCAAATTAATCAAGTTTCGAGTGAGCAAAGCTATCGTCAGCAGCAATTGATGACTGCCCTTGAACAATTTGAAGATAAACAGAGCGCAATAAATCTAGCTGAGCAATTGCTAGCTAAATCAAACAACAACCAAGAGCTTTATTATCAAGCAGCAGCGGTTGCGCAAGCTAAGCAACAAACTACGCTTGCTCAAAGCTGGTACCGCGCTGCAGTTGATCCAGATACGGCAACGAGCAACTTAAGCGATGAGCAGAACTATGAGCTGTATGCCCTTAATGAAAATGAAGCTTGGTATGTCAATAATGCCAAGCGCCAATTGCAAGATATTGAGCGCGATGAGCAAGCTTATATCACTGCTGCAATCAACCTAAGTAGCCAAACCAGCACACAAAATGAGTCCACACTCGGCGCTGGTGCAACCCCTATAGAAGCAGGTTTCCCGCTATGGGGTGGCACTGGGATTGTGAAATTAGACCCAATGACAATATCGAGCCAAGAAACCCGCTTTGATGAAACCTTTGCTGGTAGCCGCTATGGTCAAGGGGCCCTATGTATTTTTGACTGCCCACTTTTAAGTATAAAACCAAAGCAACAAGGTATGGATATTGGCCTTGCTTGGCAAAACGAGCAATGGCGCATTGATCTTGGTACCACCCCACTTGGCTTTTTAGTCGAAGATATCGTGTGGGGCGTTAATTACAATGGTGATTTAGGCGACTTAGGTTATGGCGTCACGTTTAATAAACGCCCGGTTACCAGCTCGGTATTATCTTACGCCGGACTTGAAGATGTCTTTACCAACCAAGTATGGGGTGGCGTTAGAGCTACGCAATTACAACTTAGCCTATCTCATGACCTAGGCCTAGATTGGGGTTTTTGGGGTAGTACCAACTATCAAATCTTGCAAGGTAAAAACGTAAAAGATAATCAAAGCTACAGCCTAATGGGTGGTAGTTATTATCGCTATATTCGCGAAAGAAACACCGAGTTAAGCCTAGGTCTTAACTTATTACACTGGTCGTATAAGTATAATTTAAGCGAAGAAACCTGGGGTCACGGTGGCTATTACAGCCCACAAAACTACTTGGGCGCTTCATTACCTGTGATTTTTGATAAGCGAGTTGGTCATAATTTTGTATACCGACTGCGCGCTGGCGTATCTTGGTCAACCACCACGACAGACGACATCGCGTTTTTCCCTAACGACCCTATTTTGCAAGGCCAAGCAGAGGCTCAAACAGCTGTTACGGGTGTTGTACCTTACTTTGAAGGCGATACCAGCAGTGGCTTATCGTATAACTTAGGGGCAAGTTTTGAGTATCGATTCACGCCTCATTGGTTCTTTGGTGGTTACGTCAACTTAGATAGAGCCGATTTTTACGAGCCGAATTATGCTCAGCTGTACTTTCGTTATTACTTTAATCCGGTGTATAGCGAACTGGCTTTCCCGGGTAAACCTGTTGTGCCTTATGCAAGCTACTAA
- a CDS encoding peptide MFS transporter, translating to MSSLPKAGDFLGHPKGLFLLFGTEMWERFGYYGMRAILVLYLVALVQEGGFGWSNADALSLYGTFTMAVYITPLFGGWLADNVLGQRKAIILGGLLMAAGHFTMGIPHSYLAGQEENVFYIGLTLLCIGNGLFKPNISTMVGDLYKEGDQRRDGAFTIFYMGINLGGALGPLVAGYAAAAMGWQWGFIVAGVGMVLSVLLQLALSNKYLGEIGVVPSAKLSQAQSESNTKEPLTKVETDRIKVIFTMSVFSIIFWMGFEQAGGLMNLFANDYTDRMLLGFEVPASWFQSLNSIFIIVFAPLVAIIWLKLDKREPNSPVKFAIALIFLALGFITMILALMTQGQGEHLQISMMWLVLFYLFHTLGELCLSPIGLSMVSKLAPLRLASMLMGIWFLCTAVANKIAGFVGSFLGEGEEALDNAMGIFIGLGATAVLSAVIMYLLSDKLVAWMHGAEGQHEPQTTEHILAEELEVTAEKQ from the coding sequence ATGAGTTCATTACCTAAAGCAGGTGACTTTTTAGGGCATCCTAAAGGGTTATTCCTGTTGTTCGGCACAGAAATGTGGGAACGATTCGGTTATTACGGCATGCGCGCCATCTTAGTTTTATACTTAGTAGCGCTTGTACAAGAAGGTGGTTTTGGTTGGTCAAATGCAGACGCATTAAGCCTTTATGGTACCTTCACAATGGCTGTATACATCACACCACTATTTGGTGGTTGGTTAGCCGATAACGTATTAGGACAACGTAAAGCAATTATCCTTGGTGGTTTATTGATGGCTGCAGGCCATTTCACTATGGGTATCCCACACAGCTACTTAGCTGGCCAAGAAGAAAACGTATTCTATATTGGTTTAACACTTCTTTGTATTGGTAACGGTTTATTCAAGCCAAACATCTCAACTATGGTAGGTGATCTATACAAAGAAGGTGATCAACGTCGTGATGGCGCGTTCACTATCTTCTACATGGGTATCAACCTAGGTGGTGCATTAGGTCCTCTAGTTGCGGGTTATGCTGCAGCTGCAATGGGCTGGCAATGGGGTTTCATCGTAGCGGGTGTTGGTATGGTTTTATCTGTACTTTTACAACTTGCTTTAAGCAACAAATACTTAGGCGAAATCGGTGTTGTGCCTTCAGCTAAGCTTTCTCAAGCACAGTCTGAGTCAAATACTAAAGAGCCACTAACTAAAGTTGAAACTGATCGTATTAAAGTTATCTTCACTATGAGTGTATTCAGCATCATCTTCTGGATGGGCTTTGAACAAGCGGGTGGTTTAATGAACCTTTTCGCTAACGATTACACTGACCGTATGTTACTTGGTTTTGAAGTGCCAGCTTCTTGGTTCCAATCTTTAAACTCAATTTTCATCATTGTTTTTGCACCTTTAGTTGCCATTATTTGGTTAAAGCTTGATAAACGTGAACCTAATTCACCAGTTAAGTTTGCTATTGCACTTATTTTCTTAGCATTAGGTTTCATTACTATGATCCTAGCGCTTATGACACAAGGTCAAGGTGAGCACCTACAAATCAGCATGATGTGGTTAGTATTATTCTACTTATTCCACACGCTAGGTGAGTTATGTTTATCTCCAATTGGTTTATCTATGGTGAGTAAACTTGCACCTCTACGCTTAGCTTCAATGCTTATGGGTATTTGGTTCCTATGTACAGCCGTTGCAAACAAGATTGCTGGTTTCGTAGGTTCATTCCTAGGTGAAGGTGAAGAAGCGCTAGACAACGCGATGGGTATCTTCATTGGTTTAGGCGCAACAGCGGTTCTTTCTGCTGTGATCATGTACTTACTAAGTGACAAACTAGTTGCTTGGATGCACGGTGCTGAAGGTCAACACGAGCCACAAACTACTGAGCACATCCTAGCTGAAGAGCTAGAAGTGACAGCTGAAAAGCAATAA
- a CDS encoding metallophosphoesterase, translating to MRSNTQLLVIILTSLLLTACGGDKTTKEVATAPDQSGLIISVENGLSAEFAQGDVTLNAISNTVTTDTTFTYSETAASSTDMEQGIVSSIHTFRPNNLIFAEPLSLAIKLPDERTNLAFSIVQLVDEQWQTLSTEQSDDGFAVSAITEFGSFALMSRTIPPVSKTIGEQCNDTASNQTVRFIHVADLHARFGFKEQLFSRIRSYYDNAKLENPNTLFTNGGDDYEKGTVAEQTSQGLATVEAIKAMAFDVRVIGNHDYAWGPEQLLDFADDDNAIVLSSNTEYDGSSETPFAGVDFSVVQVGCLRIGFFGMTSVPWNELDEPVEDEPIPDFIANFKMNWQWQDVAEQIVNQYRQDVDYMVMVSHLGEGTDTRIAQNVAGIDLVLGGHTHGGESYQTLDNGSIVIQPNFFAQGLTDLTLTFNLEDKTLADVGYNTVPTTSITTRDESTKTAIDEIMGRYAPDANTEIAVSENYPTAEELTTITAKATMQQFPAIDAALLDASQVQDRWLPGTLTQEDFHAAFKVERQPSNTPGFNSIYQVAVTGSQLKSMLESQPEWVSLVPDNIDNATTYHVALFKGPALNSELFFPALPNLEAQLVAESWWLLDNYARARTSQCLYLDTDNMLNACKADDAVTVWNFNNPNQGFNSDFGPATLNFYDPEDKNWGPEDSQFTTTSELEIADLPNGASGVLAFARHSPTQGLTLTANSAANGDYQTEGLIADYTLVMDIMWPEQSTNEWRSLLQTDLTNSDDADLYVSRDNAIGIATSDSGYFGELLANSWHRIAFVFYAAPNNGALKIYLDGELIGIKDEGEINKRWAINNAALLLTDNDYETKPGYLNALLFAGRAMTDAEIANMGAAQQQLNFTQSTRTLNQVVERHYQAAPQIMNNPWLQQRSKFFNKARQTVN from the coding sequence GTGCGCTCTAACACTCAACTACTGGTCATTATTCTGACTAGCTTATTACTAACAGCATGCGGTGGCGATAAAACAACAAAAGAAGTCGCAACAGCTCCTGATCAGTCTGGTTTAATTATTTCTGTCGAAAATGGCTTATCAGCTGAATTTGCACAGGGTGATGTCACACTTAATGCAATAAGTAACACGGTTACGACAGACACCACGTTTACTTACTCTGAAACAGCCGCCTCAAGCACAGATATGGAGCAAGGTATTGTCTCGAGTATTCATACCTTTCGCCCCAATAACCTAATATTTGCTGAGCCATTAAGTTTAGCGATTAAATTACCAGATGAACGAACTAACCTTGCCTTTAGCATAGTGCAGTTAGTCGATGAGCAATGGCAAACTCTCAGTACTGAACAAAGCGATGATGGATTTGCAGTCAGTGCTATTACAGAATTTGGTAGTTTTGCTTTAATGTCGCGCACAATTCCTCCGGTTAGTAAAACCATTGGCGAGCAATGTAATGACACAGCCAGTAACCAAACAGTGCGCTTCATTCATGTTGCTGATTTACACGCGCGCTTTGGCTTTAAAGAGCAGTTATTCAGCCGTATTCGCAGTTACTACGACAATGCAAAACTTGAAAACCCTAACACCTTATTCACCAATGGCGGTGACGATTATGAAAAAGGCACCGTAGCTGAACAAACATCACAAGGTTTAGCGACAGTAGAAGCAATAAAAGCGATGGCCTTTGACGTACGTGTGATTGGTAACCACGACTATGCGTGGGGACCTGAGCAACTACTGGACTTTGCCGATGACGATAATGCCATCGTGCTTTCAAGTAACACCGAATATGATGGTAGCAGCGAGACGCCGTTTGCCGGTGTCGATTTTTCAGTTGTCCAAGTAGGTTGCCTTCGAATAGGCTTTTTTGGCATGACTTCAGTACCTTGGAATGAACTTGATGAACCAGTTGAAGACGAGCCTATTCCTGATTTTATCGCTAATTTCAAAATGAATTGGCAGTGGCAAGACGTGGCTGAGCAGATTGTTAACCAATACCGTCAAGATGTTGATTACATGGTCATGGTGAGTCACTTAGGTGAAGGCACTGACACCCGTATTGCACAAAATGTTGCAGGGATTGATTTAGTGCTTGGTGGGCACACCCATGGCGGTGAAAGCTATCAAACATTAGATAACGGTAGCATTGTTATTCAACCAAACTTCTTTGCACAAGGGCTAACTGATCTTACCTTAACCTTTAACCTTGAAGACAAAACTCTTGCAGATGTTGGTTACAATACAGTTCCAACCACCAGCATTACGACCCGAGATGAGAGCACTAAAACCGCCATCGATGAAATCATGGGACGTTATGCTCCAGATGCAAACACCGAAATTGCCGTTTCAGAAAATTACCCCACTGCTGAAGAACTCACCACGATTACAGCCAAAGCGACTATGCAGCAGTTCCCTGCTATTGATGCCGCCTTACTTGATGCAAGCCAAGTACAAGATCGTTGGCTACCGGGTACATTAACCCAAGAAGACTTTCATGCCGCGTTTAAGGTTGAACGCCAACCATCGAATACCCCGGGCTTTAATTCAATTTATCAAGTTGCGGTGACTGGCAGCCAGTTAAAAAGCATGCTCGAAAGCCAGCCAGAATGGGTCTCTTTAGTGCCAGATAACATTGATAATGCAACCACTTACCACGTTGCTCTATTTAAAGGCCCAGCGCTAAATAGCGAGTTGTTCTTCCCTGCTCTGCCAAACTTAGAAGCGCAATTGGTCGCAGAGAGTTGGTGGCTGCTTGATAACTACGCGCGAGCACGCACCAGCCAATGTTTATATCTCGATACCGATAACATGCTTAATGCCTGTAAAGCAGATGATGCAGTCACAGTATGGAATTTTAATAATCCCAATCAAGGCTTTAACAGTGACTTTGGCCCTGCAACACTCAACTTTTATGACCCTGAAGACAAAAATTGGGGGCCAGAAGATAGCCAATTTACCACCACCAGTGAGCTTGAAATAGCTGATTTACCAAACGGTGCTTCAGGCGTGCTCGCCTTTGCCCGCCACAGCCCAACACAAGGCTTAACCTTAACGGCTAATAGTGCTGCCAACGGTGATTACCAAACAGAAGGCCTTATCGCTGATTACACTTTAGTGATGGATATTATGTGGCCAGAGCAAAGCACCAATGAGTGGCGCTCATTACTACAAACAGATCTTACCAATAGTGATGACGCAGACCTTTACGTTAGCCGAGATAACGCCATCGGTATTGCTACCAGTGACAGTGGTTACTTTGGCGAGCTTTTGGCAAACAGCTGGCACCGTATTGCTTTTGTGTTTTATGCTGCTCCAAACAACGGGGCACTAAAAATTTATCTTGATGGCGAGCTGATTGGTATTAAAGATGAAGGTGAAATCAATAAGCGCTGGGCAATCAACAATGCAGCCTTACTTTTAACCGATAATGACTATGAAACTAAGCCGGGTTACTTAAACGCCTTGTTATTTGCTGGTCGTGCAATGACAGATGCCGAAATTGCTAATATGGGTGCTGCACAGCAGCAACTTAATTTTACGCAATCAACCCGTACCTTAAACCAAGTGGTTGAGCGCCATTATCAAGCTGCACCACAAATTATGAATAACCCTTGGTTACAACAACGCAGCAAGTTTTTTAACAAAGCGCGCCAAACCGTAAACTAA
- the hppD gene encoding 4-hydroxyphenylpyruvate dioxygenase — MSEVNNPLGLMGIEFTEYATPDADYMDKVFTDFGFSKLKKFKGKDIVYYNQHDIHFLLNNEREGFSAEFAKSHGPAICSMGWRVENAQKAFEVAVERGAKPATDSTHKNLPYPAIYGIGDSLIYFIEQFGDKGSIYESDFEDLSEQNIVEDKGFIRIDHLTNNVYKGTMETWANFYKDVFGFTEVRYFDIKGQKTALLSYALKSPCGTFSIPINEGKDNNNNQIDEYLNEYNGPGVQHLAFLTNDLVSSLDKLDQSTIATLDIIPEYYDTIFDRVPWVKEDKEKIREHQILVDSQSENCYLLQIFSKNLFGPIFIEMIQRVDDGGFGEGNFQALFESIERDQERRGVI, encoded by the coding sequence ATGAGCGAAGTAAATAATCCATTAGGCCTAATGGGCATTGAATTCACTGAATACGCAACACCTGATGCAGATTACATGGACAAAGTGTTTACTGATTTTGGCTTCTCAAAGCTAAAAAAATTCAAAGGTAAAGACATTGTTTACTACAACCAACATGACATTCATTTCTTACTAAACAATGAGCGTGAAGGTTTCTCTGCTGAATTTGCTAAAAGCCACGGCCCAGCAATCTGTTCTATGGGTTGGCGTGTAGAGAATGCACAAAAAGCATTCGAAGTTGCTGTTGAGCGCGGTGCAAAACCAGCGACAGACTCAACTCACAAAAATTTACCATACCCTGCTATTTACGGTATTGGCGACAGCTTAATTTATTTCATCGAGCAATTTGGCGACAAAGGTTCTATTTATGAGTCAGATTTTGAAGATTTAAGCGAGCAAAACATTGTTGAAGACAAAGGCTTCATCCGTATCGACCATTTAACCAATAACGTTTATAAAGGCACAATGGAAACATGGGCTAACTTCTATAAAGACGTATTTGGTTTTACAGAAGTTCGTTACTTCGACATTAAAGGTCAAAAAACAGCGTTATTATCTTACGCACTTAAATCTCCGTGCGGTACTTTCTCGATTCCAATCAACGAAGGTAAAGATAACAACAACAACCAAATCGATGAGTACTTAAATGAGTACAATGGTCCAGGTGTACAGCATTTAGCATTCCTAACGAATGACCTAGTAAGTTCACTTGATAAGCTTGACCAATCAACGATTGCCACGCTTGATATCATTCCTGAGTACTACGACACCATTTTTGACCGTGTGCCTTGGGTTAAAGAAGATAAAGAGAAGATCCGTGAGCATCAAATCCTAGTAGATAGCCAAAGCGAAAACTGTTACCTACTGCAAATCTTCTCGAAGAACCTATTTGGTCCTATCTTCATCGAGATGATCCAACGTGTAGACGACGGCGGTTTTGGTGAAGGTAACTTCCAAGCGCTGTTCGAATCAATCGAACGTGATCAAGAGCGCCGTGGTGTAATCTAA
- the fahA gene encoding fumarylacetoacetase, which produces MSLINETHDINLKSWVASANEANCDFPIQNLPFAEVRRKNSDEAFRGAVAIGDQVIDLAKVNELGLFSGDAQVAVKAASQTTLNEFMGLGQQYWSALRLALSKALREGASEQAQLSEALISQADIEFALPCRIGDYTDFYTSIYHATAVGSLFRPDNPLLPNYKWVPIGYHGRSSSIDVSGQTFHRPNGQTKAPDAEVPSFGPCKRLDYELELGIYLGKGNELGDAIAIENAENHVFGFCVFNDWSARDLQAWEYQPLGPFLAKNFASTVSPWIVTTEALAPFRTNWTRDENDPQPMDYLESAHNREFGAFDIKMDVQIETEKMRAAGEAPTQVSKSSFKHSYWTVAQMVTHHTVNGCNFQPGDMLGSGTQSGPEHEEAGSLLELSRGGKEKITLANGEQRAFLEDGDNVIMRGWCEKDGFARIGFGSVEGTVLPAK; this is translated from the coding sequence ATGAGCCTAATTAACGAAACCCACGATATTAATCTAAAAAGCTGGGTTGCATCTGCTAACGAAGCGAACTGTGACTTCCCAATTCAAAATCTTCCTTTTGCAGAAGTACGTCGTAAAAATTCAGACGAAGCGTTCCGTGGCGCTGTCGCTATTGGTGACCAAGTTATCGACTTAGCAAAAGTAAATGAACTTGGTTTATTCTCTGGTGATGCACAGGTTGCCGTTAAAGCAGCAAGCCAAACTACACTCAATGAATTTATGGGTCTTGGTCAGCAGTATTGGTCTGCACTTCGTCTAGCGTTATCAAAAGCACTCCGTGAAGGTGCGAGTGAACAAGCGCAATTAAGCGAAGCGCTTATCTCTCAAGCAGACATCGAATTTGCGCTACCGTGCCGTATTGGTGATTACACTGACTTTTATACGTCTATTTACCACGCAACAGCGGTAGGTAGTCTATTCCGCCCTGATAACCCACTTCTACCTAACTACAAATGGGTACCAATTGGTTATCACGGCCGCTCATCGTCAATTGATGTTTCAGGTCAAACGTTCCACCGCCCTAACGGTCAAACCAAAGCGCCAGATGCAGAAGTACCATCATTCGGCCCTTGTAAACGCCTAGACTACGAACTTGAGTTAGGTATCTACCTTGGTAAAGGTAATGAATTAGGCGATGCTATTGCCATCGAAAATGCTGAAAACCACGTATTTGGTTTCTGTGTATTTAATGACTGGTCTGCACGTGATTTACAAGCGTGGGAATACCAACCTCTTGGTCCATTCCTTGCGAAGAACTTCGCGTCGACTGTGTCTCCTTGGATTGTTACAACAGAAGCACTGGCTCCATTTAGAACAAACTGGACACGTGACGAAAACGATCCACAACCAATGGACTATTTAGAGTCAGCTCATAACCGTGAGTTTGGTGCATTCGATATCAAAATGGATGTACAAATTGAAACTGAAAAGATGCGTGCAGCTGGCGAAGCACCAACACAAGTATCTAAATCAAGCTTCAAGCACTCTTACTGGACAGTCGCGCAAATGGTGACTCACCACACTGTTAATGGCTGTAACTTCCAACCAGGCGACATGTTAGGTTCAGGTACTCAATCAGGCCCTGAGCACGAAGAAGCAGGTTCATTATTAGAACTATCACGCGGTGGCAAAGAAAAGATCACCCTTGCTAATGGCGAGCAACGTGCTTTCTTGGAAGATGGCGACAACGTAATCATGCGTGGTTGGTGCGAGAAAGACGGTTTTGCACGCATTGGTTTTGGTTCAGTAGAAGGTACAGTACTACCTGCTAAATAA